DNA from Halobaculum sp. XH14:
CGACGGCGTCGTCAAGACCGGGCGGACGCACCTGCAGGACGCGACGCCCGTCCGGCTGGGCCAGGAGTTCGGCGGCTACCGCGCCCAGATCCAGAAGGGCATCAAGCGCGTCGCCGACGTCCGGTACCACCTGCGGGAACTCGCGCTCGGCGGGACCGCCGTCGGCACGGGGCTCAACACCGACCCCGAGTTTCCCGAACTCGCGGCCGAGTACGTCTCCGAGGAGACGAACACGCAGTTCCGCGAGGCGGACAACCACTTCGAGGCCCAGGCCGCCCACGACGCGATGTCGGAGGCGCACGGCGCGCTCCGCACGGTCGCCGGCAGCATGAACAAGATCGCAAACGACCTCCGACTGCTCGCTTCGGGCCCCCGGAACGGCCTCGGCGAGATCGAACAGCCGGAGAACCAGCCGGGCAGCAGCATCATGCCGGGGAAGATTAACCCCGTCGTCGCGGAGGCGGTCAACCAGGTCCACAAGCAGGTCGTCGGCAACGACGCCGCCGTCTCGGCCGGGGCCGCCGAGGGACAGATCGACCTGAACCTCTACAAGCCGGTGCTCGCTCACAACTTCCTCCAGTCGGCGGAACTGCTCGCCAACAGCGCGTCGGTGTTCGGCGAACGCTTCGTCGCCAAACTCGAGGCCAACGAGGAGTACTGCGCCGAGCGCGTCGAGCAGTCGATGGCGCTGGCGACGGCACTCAACCCCGCGATCGGCTACGACAGGGCCAGCGAGGTCGCCAAGACCGCGCTCAAGGAGGACAAGACCGTCCGGGAGGTCGTTCTGGAGAAGGGGTACCTGACCGAGGAGGAGGCCGACGAAGTGCTCGATCCGGAGGCGATGACCCACACCGGGATTCTGGGCGAGGACTGAACGGAACTGGGAGTCCGTGAAGGTCGGAGAGGACTGAACGGAACTGGGAATCCGTGAAGGTCGGCGAGGACTGAACGGAACCGGGAATCCGCGGACGCCGGCGAGGATTGAACGAACGGTCACCGTGGAGCCGACACCTATCAGTTTTTCTTGGCGGCGTGACAACGACCCACGCGTGACCGACGAGATCGCACGCGGGCT
Protein-coding regions in this window:
- a CDS encoding class II fumarate hydratase, whose protein sequence is MSEDGDFRIERDSLGEMEVPADAYWGAQTQRAVENFPISGIGFGRRFVRALGVVKKSAAQANRDLGHVEEDVAAAITDAADEVIAGDHDDQFPVDVFQTGSGTSSNMNANEVIANRAAELMGEGIGDRVVHPNDHVNFGQSSNDVIPTAMHVASLEAVEKDLMPALEELHAALEEKEAEFDGVVKTGRTHLQDATPVRLGQEFGGYRAQIQKGIKRVADVRYHLRELALGGTAVGTGLNTDPEFPELAAEYVSEETNTQFREADNHFEAQAAHDAMSEAHGALRTVAGSMNKIANDLRLLASGPRNGLGEIEQPENQPGSSIMPGKINPVVAEAVNQVHKQVVGNDAAVSAGAAEGQIDLNLYKPVLAHNFLQSAELLANSASVFGERFVAKLEANEEYCAERVEQSMALATALNPAIGYDRASEVAKTALKEDKTVREVVLEKGYLTEEEADEVLDPEAMTHTGILGED